From the ANME-2 cluster archaeon genome, one window contains:
- a CDS encoding ATP-binding protein encodes MTSIGALEQFNPWWKTGNVKDSWLKPYKRHIYSHIEKYTDKRQVILIWGLRRTGKTTIMFQLIQELLTCADKKHIFYFSFDEIVFDFKEILESYQQTVLGNNFDEAEGKIYIFLDEIQKVDDWENKLKVYYDVYPNIKFVVSGSASVSLRRKSTESLTGRLMDFQMKLLSFEEFIEMKGRDTKKIRENPDLWKRELIPLFYRYLKYGMFPELYDENDEDFARKYILNNVIERVIYKDLPDEFAIKDVELLKTLVYIICKKPGMIVNYREIAKDLGKDQRTIANYFEYLEFGLLIKFVFNYRGSPIASMRKMKKVYLYTPNLAFAFNQDIDSILPYMLENIVASHTDARFFYRNSFEIDFIIPDNDKQDIIEVKKSRKSVKQVKKYQEKFGDKVGRSMIVTLEEEGTVDNISVIPAWKFLLDTAFL; translated from the coding sequence ATGACATCAATAGGCGCTTTGGAACAGTTTAATCCGTGGTGGAAAACAGGAAATGTAAAGGATTCCTGGCTTAAACCATACAAACGGCACATCTATTCTCATATTGAAAAATATACCGATAAAAGACAGGTAATCCTCATATGGGGGTTAAGGAGAACAGGAAAAACAACAATCATGTTCCAGCTTATACAGGAACTACTCACCTGTGCCGATAAGAAACACATATTCTATTTTTCTTTCGATGAGATTGTATTTGATTTCAAAGAGATCCTTGAAAGCTACCAACAAACTGTTTTAGGTAACAATTTTGATGAGGCAGAAGGGAAGATATACATTTTCCTTGACGAAATACAAAAAGTGGACGATTGGGAGAACAAGTTAAAGGTTTACTATGATGTTTATCCAAACATAAAATTCGTTGTCTCGGGTTCTGCATCAGTAAGTCTAAGAAGAAAATCAACAGAAAGCCTTACAGGGAGACTAATGGATTTTCAGATGAAGCTACTCTCATTTGAGGAATTTATCGAGATGAAAGGCAGGGATACAAAAAAAATAAGGGAAAACCCTGACCTGTGGAAAAGGGAATTGATCCCCCTTTTTTATAGATATCTTAAATACGGAATGTTTCCTGAACTTTATGATGAAAATGATGAGGATTTCGCAAGAAAATATATATTGAACAATGTAATTGAAAGGGTCATATATAAGGACCTGCCAGATGAATTTGCGATAAAAGATGTTGAGCTGCTTAAGACTCTTGTATATATAATCTGTAAAAAACCTGGTATGATCGTCAATTATAGGGAGATTGCCAAGGACCTTGGAAAAGACCAGAGAACTATTGCCAATTATTTTGAGTATCTTGAGTTCGGGCTTCTAATAAAGTTTGTTTTCAATTACAGGGGCAGTCCTATTGCAAGTATGAGAAAAATGAAAAAAGTTTATCTATATACACCAAACCTTGCATTTGCATTCAATCAGGATATAGATTCGATCCTGCCATATATGCTTGAAAACATTGTAGCATCGCATACAGATGCAAGATTTTTCTATAGGAACAGTTTTGAGATTGATTTCATAATCCCTGATAATGACAAACAGGATATAATTGAAGTGAAAAAAAGCAGGAAATCTGTTAAACAGGTAAAGAAGTATCAAGAGAAATTTGGTGATAAGGTCGGGAGATCAATGATTGTGACACTGGAAGAGGAAGGTACAGTGGATAACATATCTGTAATCCCTGCCTGGAAATTTCTTCTGGATACTGCATTTTTGTAG
- a CDS encoding addiction module toxin, HicA family: protein MPKLPALPAKDIIKVLTKSGFLVHRQTGSHIHLWNEDQRLLVTVTNH, encoded by the coding sequence ATGCCCAAACTACCAGCCCTCCCGGCGAAGGATATTATTAAAGTTCTTACCAAGTCCGGTTTTCTGGTCCACCGTCAAACAGGAAGTCACATTCATTTATGGAATGAAGACCAACGACTACTTGTTACAGTTACAAATCATTAA
- a CDS encoding 2-phospho-L-lactate transferase translates to MLVLSGGTGTPKLLGGLRQLVPDEDITVVVNTAEDLWVSGNLVCPDIDTVTYLFAGLLDTDKWWGITQDTYHTHEALASAGHDEVLRLGDWDRGTHILRSEFIRQGASLTEAVNRTARMLGAGANILPMCDEPVSSMITTDSGTMHFQDFWVGQRGKPGVLGVEYQGAENTTITDAIYQAVEREDNIIIGPSNPITSIGPILAVNGMRELIGSKHVVGVSPIIGCEPVSGPAGKLMSACGCEVSSRGVAQCYEELLDVFVVDERDGLGLRDVEDMGVAVVSVDTMMTSAGKSKRLAGVVMGQMV, encoded by the coding sequence ATGCTCGTATTATCCGGTGGAACCGGAACACCAAAACTCCTGGGCGGTCTTCGGCAGCTTGTACCTGATGAAGATATTACTGTTGTGGTTAACACAGCAGAGGACCTGTGGGTCTCAGGCAACCTGGTGTGCCCTGATATCGATACTGTTACCTACCTTTTTGCCGGTCTGCTGGATACGGATAAATGGTGGGGCATCACACAGGATACGTACCACACCCATGAAGCTCTTGCCTCGGCCGGACATGATGAGGTATTGAGGCTGGGGGACTGGGACAGGGGCACCCATATCCTGCGCTCGGAGTTTATCAGGCAGGGTGCTTCCCTGACAGAGGCTGTGAACCGGACCGCACGTATGCTGGGGGCAGGGGCAAATATCCTGCCAATGTGTGATGAACCGGTATCATCTATGATAACCACCGACAGCGGTACTATGCACTTCCAGGATTTCTGGGTGGGGCAGCGGGGCAAACCCGGGGTGCTGGGTGTGGAGTACCAGGGAGCAGAGAATACTACTATTACAGATGCTATTTACCAGGCCGTGGAGCGGGAGGATAATATCATTATTGGCCCCAGCAATCCTATTACAAGTATAGGGCCAATACTTGCAGTGAATGGCATGCGGGAACTGATAGGAAGCAAACATGTGGTGGGGGTCAGTCCTATCATTGGGTGCGAGCCAGTGAGCGGGCCTGCTGGCAAGTTGATGAGCGCCTGCGGGTGTGAGGTGTCGTCCCGAGGCGTAGCTCAGTGCTATGAGGAACTGCTGGATGTGTTTGTGGTGGATGAGCGGGACGGGTTGGGGCTGCGGGATGTGGAGGATATGGGTGTGGCTGTGGTGAGTGTGGATACTATGATGACCTCGGCGGGGAAGAGTAAGAGACTGGCGGGAGTGGTTATGGGGCAGATGGTGTAG
- a CDS encoding potassium channel protein: MIIKKSGWSIYNYILLFLMMVLLYSYIAMFIKLNYEGESLSLIECVYFVTCTMTTVGYGDVVMTSPVGMIFSVVVSLSGVVLFFALLFPFVVMPWIDKQMKGGLPTRAPKKLENHIIICGYNTMVESLVNELEDQNMSFIVVDDDEGQIRSLLNDGTACIFGDPGKEEVLAAAGICRARLLIANQNDEKNASIILTAKESCNIELLAIVNDKSNSDYLKYAGANRVISPKSLLGSFIGRKAVAPLSDRIANSTAFMDDLEITEFPIYPGSSLLNKSLKQSRIRDLTGANIVGIWKGGELSLNPRSYDIIKRNSILLVVGNKEQLKKFKRLTH, encoded by the coding sequence ATGATCATAAAAAAATCGGGTTGGAGCATATACAACTATATTCTCCTCTTTTTGATGATGGTTTTGCTGTACAGCTATATTGCAATGTTCATCAAATTAAATTATGAGGGGGAATCGCTCAGCTTAATTGAGTGTGTATATTTTGTGACATGCACCATGACCACGGTTGGTTATGGGGATGTGGTCATGACTTCACCGGTTGGGATGATATTCAGTGTAGTTGTGTCACTATCCGGAGTCGTTCTGTTTTTTGCACTGCTCTTTCCATTTGTGGTAATGCCGTGGATTGATAAACAGATGAAGGGAGGACTGCCCACCAGGGCTCCAAAAAAACTTGAAAACCACATCATTATATGCGGCTACAACACAATGGTCGAATCACTCGTGAACGAACTGGAAGATCAGAACATGTCATTCATTGTGGTGGACGACGATGAGGGGCAGATACGGTCACTTTTAAATGACGGCACAGCATGTATTTTTGGGGACCCAGGTAAAGAGGAGGTACTGGCGGCAGCAGGGATATGCAGGGCCAGGTTGCTAATAGCTAACCAGAATGATGAAAAGAATGCTAGTATTATACTGACAGCAAAGGAATCCTGTAACATAGAACTCCTGGCAATCGTGAATGATAAAAGTAATTCGGATTATTTGAAATATGCCGGTGCCAATAGAGTGATATCGCCGAAATCATTGCTTGGCTCGTTCATTGGACGCAAGGCTGTAGCACCCTTGTCTGACAGGATAGCCAACAGTACAGCTTTCATGGATGACCTTGAGATTACAGAGTTTCCCATATACCCGGGCAGCAGTCTGCTGAATAAGAGTCTTAAACAATCCAGGATAAGGGATTTGACAGGTGCCAATATTGTAGGGATATGGAAAGGAGGCGAATTGTCCCTTAACCCCAGGTCATATGATATAATAAAGAGGAATTCCATATTGCTGGTAGTTGGCAACAAGGAACAGTTGAAGAAATTCAAACGACTTACACATTAA
- a CDS encoding potassium channel protein, translating to MHETVNFIDNHTIVLGYGDVGHRVVKRLTSAGVLFVVVDSDEEVFRDVDFTHLTGNAASESTLKKVAVKRASTVIMALESDSDIIFAILVTRKLNPNSVILARSNDIHSIDKMYKAGADYVASLSIIAGQMLGRIALLAHDHPLREETIMMYEGMEIEKYTVSSSSSLVGKTLAEIDLHNTIGCAVIGIYAGDKASSEIELSTMIEEDMTLAVLGSMEQIKEFREKFVR from the coding sequence ATGCATGAAACAGTGAATTTTATAGATAACCACACCATTGTGCTGGGATATGGTGATGTGGGACATAGAGTTGTAAAACGCCTGACTTCGGCAGGGGTGCTTTTTGTTGTAGTGGATTCTGATGAAGAAGTGTTCAGGGATGTGGACTTCACCCACCTTACAGGGAATGCTGCATCCGAGTCTACCCTTAAAAAAGTGGCTGTTAAACGAGCTTCCACTGTTATTATGGCCCTTGAGTCTGATTCAGATATTATTTTTGCCATTCTGGTGACGCGCAAGCTGAATCCCAATAGTGTTATTCTGGCTAGGTCAAATGACATCCATTCCATTGACAAAATGTACAAAGCAGGTGCCGATTATGTTGCATCGCTTTCCATAATCGCCGGCCAGATGCTGGGGCGGATCGCGTTGTTGGCACATGACCATCCGTTAAGGGAAGAGACTATAATGATGTACGAGGGCATGGAAATAGAAAAATATACAGTCAGTTCTTCCTCGTCCCTGGTAGGTAAGACCCTGGCCGAAATTGACCTGCACAACACCATCGGTTGCGCTGTGATCGGGATTTACGCAGGAGATAAGGCCAGCTCAGAGATTGAACTTTCTACTATGATCGAGGAGGATATGACCCTGGCTGTACTTGGCAGTATGGAACAGATAAAGGAGTTCCGTGAGAAATTTGTCAGATAA
- the cofG gene encoding 7,8-didemethyl-8-hydroxy-5-deazariboflavin synthase subunit CofG produces MVTYSKNVFIPVTNMCRNHCGYCGFRRSPDDPQAYIMQPARIEEILKSGVQSGCTEALFTFGERPDEDAGYLRRLKAIGYNRTMDYLLDLCRMAIKMGLLPHCNPGVLSYAELALLKPLNASMGLMLETTAHLQAHEDSPGKVPEKRIESIANAGKLKIPFTTGLLVGIGETEDDRIKSLELIARLHRKYGHIQEVIIQNFTPKPGTAMEHHPPPKTYEMIRTVDLAREILPDDVAVQVPPNLISPGMLIKHGATDLGGISPVTIDHINPEHEWPAVEQLEQKVGMDVVLRERLPIYPHYIKQGWFSEDIRFLIQHLSSDDGYRKPGKWRS; encoded by the coding sequence GTGGTCACGTATTCTAAAAATGTATTTATCCCAGTTACCAACATGTGCAGGAACCATTGCGGCTACTGCGGGTTCAGGCGCAGCCCGGACGACCCGCAGGCATATATTATGCAGCCTGCCCGGATAGAGGAAATACTCAAAAGTGGTGTTCAGAGCGGCTGCACTGAAGCACTTTTTACTTTTGGCGAGCGGCCTGATGAAGATGCAGGATATTTGAGGCGGCTTAAGGCTATCGGGTATAACCGCACCATGGATTACCTGCTGGACCTGTGCCGCATGGCTATTAAAATGGGACTATTGCCCCACTGCAATCCTGGAGTGCTTTCATACGCAGAACTTGCACTGCTCAAACCATTAAATGCCAGTATGGGGCTGATGCTTGAGACCACTGCTCATTTGCAAGCCCATGAGGACAGTCCGGGCAAGGTACCAGAGAAAAGGATAGAGAGTATTGCAAATGCCGGTAAATTGAAGATTCCTTTTACCACAGGGCTGCTGGTGGGTATCGGCGAAACAGAAGATGACCGTATCAAATCACTTGAATTGATTGCCCGCCTGCACCGGAAATACGGACACATCCAGGAGGTCATTATCCAGAACTTCACGCCCAAACCGGGTACTGCAATGGAACATCACCCGCCCCCAAAAACTTATGAAATGATAAGGACTGTTGATCTGGCAAGGGAGATACTTCCTGATGATGTGGCTGTACAGGTGCCGCCCAACCTCATCTCACCCGGGATGCTTATTAAGCACGGAGCGACTGACCTGGGCGGCATATCACCTGTGACCATCGATCACATCAATCCTGAACATGAATGGCCGGCGGTGGAGCAGCTTGAGCAAAAAGTGGGCATGGATGTTGTTCTCAGGGAACGTCTCCCTATCTATCCACATTACATCAAACAAGGTTGGTTCAGTGAAGATATACGGTTCCTGATACAGCACCTGTCCAGTGATGATGGGTATAGGAAACCCGGAAAATGGCGGTCCTGA
- a CDS encoding flippase-like domain-containing protein — MSLVLPAYNEAKRIHDTVVTTADTLSGITSSFEIIIAEDGSSDGTDRIASQLASELEYVVHLHSDERQGRGRALNRAFTAASGRILCYIDVDLATDMGHLEELIEAIRSEGYDFATGSRMMPSSDVKRSMKRGLASKGFNFLTRSMLGSKLYDHQCGFKAFKRESLFELMDSVEDEHWFWDTELLVRAQRSGYKVKEFPVKWRHGGATKVDLVKDVIGMGSQIVRLWWQLSSLKSGRWQKGILTFILAILLLFLIFTLVGMEDVWQAAASASPQRFGLAVFIYLFSWPVRGIRYQHILKRLGHDHGLNFITGSIFMSQSANVILPARIGDVSRAYILKREKDVPLTTGMSSLAVERLFDIIAITVIGVLAVLVVMAERAVDNWVMPLMISSTAVIILFFAAIFFMASKGRNGLSPVERIILKISKPGDYTDRVAGIARKFVDEIYTISSSPRDFVIVFFSSLMVWTVDILTCYTVLIAFPFVHNAASPITLTAVVFMAVAVGNLAKMVPITPGAIGTYEGALTVVFKIAGIAGYVGAAAAVIDHIIKNSVTLVFGALYLAHFNIKWHELVDIKGKNEK; from the coding sequence ATTTCACTTGTATTACCTGCCTATAACGAAGCAAAGCGCATCCATGATACTGTAGTCACCACTGCCGATACCCTGTCCGGTATCACCAGCTCCTTCGAGATCATTATTGCAGAGGACGGCAGTTCAGATGGCACAGACCGCATCGCATCCCAGCTGGCCTCGGAACTGGAATATGTGGTACACCTTCACAGTGATGAAAGACAGGGCAGGGGCAGGGCGTTGAACCGGGCATTTACGGCAGCTAGTGGCAGGATATTATGTTATATTGACGTGGATCTGGCAACCGACATGGGTCACCTTGAAGAACTTATCGAGGCCATAAGGTCCGAAGGATACGATTTTGCCACCGGCTCAAGGATGATGCCTTCCAGTGATGTTAAACGCTCCATGAAACGCGGTCTTGCATCAAAAGGGTTCAACTTTCTTACACGCAGCATGCTGGGTTCGAAACTGTACGACCACCAGTGCGGGTTTAAGGCATTCAAGCGTGAATCCCTGTTCGAACTCATGGACTCGGTAGAGGATGAGCACTGGTTCTGGGACACTGAACTGCTGGTGCGGGCCCAGAGAAGTGGTTACAAAGTAAAAGAGTTCCCAGTGAAGTGGCGACACGGCGGGGCCACCAAGGTGGACCTGGTAAAGGACGTGATCGGCATGGGCAGCCAGATCGTGAGGCTCTGGTGGCAGTTGAGCTCACTTAAATCCGGCAGATGGCAAAAGGGAATCCTTACCTTCATTCTTGCCATATTACTTTTGTTCCTTATATTTACCCTGGTGGGTATGGAGGATGTCTGGCAGGCGGCGGCATCGGCATCACCCCAAAGGTTTGGCCTGGCAGTATTCATCTACCTGTTCTCATGGCCTGTACGCGGGATCAGGTACCAGCATATCCTGAAACGGCTCGGTCATGACCATGGATTGAACTTTATTACAGGCAGCATATTCATGAGCCAGTCAGCCAATGTCATCCTGCCTGCCAGGATAGGTGATGTTTCCAGGGCATATATCCTGAAACGGGAGAAGGATGTACCCCTGACCACAGGGATGTCATCACTGGCAGTGGAAAGACTGTTCGATATTATCGCTATAACGGTCATAGGCGTACTGGCGGTCCTGGTGGTAATGGCTGAAAGGGCAGTGGACAACTGGGTAATGCCCTTGATGATTTCCTCGACTGCAGTTATAATTTTATTCTTTGCGGCTATATTTTTCATGGCATCAAAGGGAAGGAACGGTTTATCCCCGGTAGAGCGCATAATACTAAAAATTTCAAAGCCGGGTGATTATACAGACCGAGTTGCCGGCATTGCCCGCAAATTCGTTGATGAGATATATACAATATCATCCAGTCCCAGGGACTTTGTCATTGTGTTCTTTTCTTCATTAATGGTCTGGACAGTGGACATACTCACTTGCTATACTGTGCTTATCGCTTTTCCTTTCGTGCACAATGCAGCATCACCAATAACGCTGACTGCCGTTGTATTCATGGCAGTTGCAGTAGGCAACCTGGCCAAGATGGTCCCAATAACTCCCGGGGCTATCGGTACCTATGAGGGTGCCCTGACTGTGGTGTTCAAGATCGCAGGAATTGCCGGGTATGTGGGGGCTGCAGCCGCAGTGATCGATCATATTATCAAGAACTCGGTGACCCTTGTGTTTGGTGCGTTATACCTGGCGCACTTTAATATCAAGTGGCATGAACTGGTAGACATAAAAGGAAAGAACGAAAAATAA